The Streptomyces sp. NBC_00299 DNA segment TACTGGACGAACGACAAGACGAAGGTCCGCAAGCACTTCGAGACGATCCTGCTGGCCGTCCGTGCCTTCTACGTCGACCTCCACAGCTGGGCCATCGCAGAGCCCGAGAAGTGGGCCCACTGGGTCGCTCCCTGCCCGGTCCTGCCGCGCGACCTCAAGGGCTTCGGCAAGCGCCAGCGCGAGAACAACCGGAACATGGCCGACCGCACGCGAATCCGTCAGCCCCTGCTGCCCACACTCGTTCAGCATGTCGAGTCACGGCACGAGCACCTCGCCGCCCTCCTCGAAGCCGGCCGCAAGGTTCCGCTGGGCGAAGCGTTCACCCTGGGCGGGCGCCGCTACAACCGCACCGACTCCCTCGCGGACCGGCGCCGGGCCCGGCTCCTGGACGACCCGGCCGTCAGGGTCGTCGAGCACGCCACGGGCAAGACGACCGACGTGACCGTGGCCGAGGACATCGCCTTCTGGGAGTGGGCGATCGTCGAGCTCCTGCGACACAGCGGCATCCGGGTGGAAGAGCTGACCGAGCTGACCCACCTCAGCGTCCGCCAATACCAGCGGCCGAACGGCGAGGTCATCGCCCTGCTGGTGGTCGCACCCTGCGAACGCGTGATCCCGATGTCCGCCGAGCTCTTCCACGTCATCGCGCGGATCGTCCGCCGCCAGACCCCAGGCGGGAAGCCGATTCCGCTGGTCAGCCGGTACGACCCACACGAGAAGACGTGGTCCGAGCCCATGCCGTTCCTGCTTCAGCGCAAGATCGGCACCATCCGGGGCGTCATGGCCGCCGGCACGGCCCTCAAGATGCTCCGCCGCGCCTGCGAGAGGATCGCCGAGACGAACGAGGCATTCGCCGGGATGACGTTCACCCCGCACGACTTCCGCCGACTCTTCGCCACGGAGATCGTCAACGGCGGACTGCCCATCCACATCGGCGCCGCCCTGCTCGGACATCTGAACCTCCAGACGACCCAGGGCTACGTCGCCGTCTTCGCCGAAGACGTCGTCACCTCCTACCAGGAGTTCCTCAACCACCGCCGGACACAGAGGCCCGACGGCGAATACACCGACGTCACCCCCAAGGAGTGGGAGGAGTTCGAGGAGCACTTCGATAAGCGCAAGGTCGAACTCGGCAACTGCGCCCGGCCCTACGGATCTTCCTGCCAGCACGAGCATGCCTGCATCCGCTGCCCGATGCTCCAGGTCAATCCGAAGATGCTGCCCAGGCTCGCGGAGATCGAGAAGGACCTGGTCCTCCG contains these protein-coding regions:
- a CDS encoding site-specific integrase; the encoded protein is MVNRTTVETYTARNRRPRPRDSSREAGRPGFQGATLEAAPAPRPKHPPAPFGDLTTTSVEDLCDLAAQILRGKTNSVAEKRSRGIRRLFGHLATLPGETWQERWEGSGFNDENAPSVTILARPEVRYDRSNLISALKMAFGMRVIQPSLSGFRANKFPDYPEPFRKLQRDPQLDEIFRAIDSHPEWNPTNRLRAKFDIACALTTQGITLADLTPAALLHYAMEVKRLGVIHGGSSSNSGLGGYAAWEVLYSTGHFPQCTPPTLRMIVYDGQKTVEELVDSYHVKSAGVRQLLIDYLTRRRADTDYITLQALARNLANLFWVSIEKINPGQKNLVLSPEVYDQWRADLRYWTNDKTKVRKHFETILLAVRAFYVDLHSWAIAEPEKWAHWVAPCPVLPRDLKGFGKRQRENNRNMADRTRIRQPLLPTLVQHVESRHEHLAALLEAGRKVPLGEAFTLGGRRYNRTDSLADRRRARLLDDPAVRVVEHATGKTTDVTVAEDIAFWEWAIVELLRHSGIRVEELTELTHLSVRQYQRPNGEVIALLVVAPCERVIPMSAELFHVIARIVRRQTPGGKPIPLVSRYDPHEKTWSEPMPFLLQRKIGTIRGVMAAGTALKMLRRACERIAETNEAFAGMTFTPHDFRRLFATEIVNGGLPIHIGAALLGHLNLQTTQGYVAVFAEDVVTSYQEFLNHRRTQRPDGEYTDVTPKEWEEFEEHFDKRKVELGNCARPYGSSCQHEHACIRCPMLQVNPKMLPRLAEIEKDLVLRRKRAEEEQWLGEIEGIDMTLTFVRTKQADAARLAHRTPVALGIPALPPRPD